From a region of the Hymenobacter jejuensis genome:
- a CDS encoding PAS domain-containing protein, which yields MPDSGAPSTTLTSEVRALFPLDELLEGLLNASLTGVALYRPIFGAESEIIDFEIVLLNPKAQKMLQLPARPTQTYLHLFPHTQATGVFEFHCQAYKSGEHVCYSINYQGDGLDNYFHLSAKRVGDGLLVSFTDTAEHDRTAVEKALRESQARERAALALAESQRNHLEALLNQTPVAIGLFEGPEQRISMANPKICAMWGRRPEEVLGKTLLEAMPELRGQGFDEALANVFRTEVPFAGTEAPAQMLRQGQLLTTYYNFVFQPLYDEQGRLLGVADVAVEVTEQVQARRQIEEKEKQLRTLNQELETANEDLVALNEELRVANDQNRLNIDELFRVQRALQQLNLELEGRVADRTHKLRQALQEAHVQRERFRSFLMQMPAPMCTFRGPEHVYELVNPAYLRTLGYRPLVGLPIKNALPELEGQGYFEMLDRVFQTGEPYYASESLVWLTDPNQEGALQEGFYNIACQATRDEHGVIDGIIQYALDVTQYVLARRKMEQNEERLQLALEAGSMATVDLDLLTNRTERSERHDHLFGYDTPLREWHNMDTLLEHMLPEDHARVMDQYDRSLTSGVLWLNPRIQLPNGEHRWMEAKGKVFYDAEGKPIRIAGVVTDVTERQQTQQRLQDLTEQLANTNDGLRVANAELALANEQLTHTNQDLDNFVYTASHDLKQPINNMAGVFEELKRTATFHDPEAALLVQMFENSLGQIHGTIQGLAEVVQVERRNEASAIENVELLPLTREVMQSMLDQAVAAKAKFEMNFSAVPVVRFERLNLQSVLYNLLSNALKYAHSERAPVVRITSELSDEGAPVLVVQDNGLGLDLARYGPDLFQMFRRFHDHVPGSGVGLYLVNRMVRQVGGRIEVLSALGEGTTFRIYLTTSALPKH from the coding sequence ATGCCTGATTCTGGTGCGCCTTCTACCACGTTGACCTCTGAAGTGCGGGCATTATTTCCGCTCGATGAATTGTTGGAGGGCCTGCTCAACGCCTCACTCACGGGAGTAGCGCTCTACCGGCCCATTTTTGGTGCCGAATCAGAAATAATTGATTTCGAGATCGTTCTGCTCAACCCCAAGGCGCAGAAAATGCTGCAACTGCCGGCCCGGCCCACGCAAACGTACCTGCACCTGTTTCCGCACACGCAGGCTACGGGGGTTTTTGAATTTCATTGCCAGGCCTACAAATCGGGGGAGCACGTTTGTTACAGCATCAATTATCAGGGCGACGGACTCGACAATTACTTTCACCTGTCGGCAAAGCGCGTGGGTGATGGCCTGCTGGTGAGCTTCACCGATACAGCCGAGCACGACCGCACGGCCGTGGAAAAAGCCTTGCGCGAAAGCCAGGCCCGCGAACGCGCGGCCCTGGCGTTGGCCGAAAGCCAGCGCAACCATCTGGAGGCACTGCTGAACCAGACGCCGGTCGCAATTGGCTTGTTTGAAGGCCCGGAGCAGCGCATCAGTATGGCCAACCCCAAGATCTGCGCCATGTGGGGCCGACGGCCGGAAGAGGTACTGGGCAAAACCCTGCTCGAAGCGATGCCGGAGCTGCGCGGCCAGGGCTTCGATGAAGCCCTGGCCAACGTTTTTCGCACTGAAGTGCCTTTTGCAGGTACCGAAGCACCCGCACAGATGCTGCGGCAGGGCCAGCTGCTGACTACTTACTATAACTTTGTGTTTCAGCCGCTTTACGATGAGCAAGGCCGGCTGCTAGGCGTGGCGGATGTGGCCGTAGAGGTAACCGAGCAGGTGCAGGCCCGCCGGCAGATAGAGGAAAAGGAAAAGCAGCTCCGCACGCTGAATCAGGAGTTGGAAACGGCCAACGAGGACCTGGTTGCTCTCAACGAAGAGCTGCGGGTAGCTAACGATCAAAACCGACTCAACATCGACGAGCTTTTTCGCGTGCAGCGGGCTTTGCAGCAGCTCAACCTAGAGCTCGAAGGCCGCGTTGCCGACCGCACCCACAAGCTCCGGCAGGCTTTGCAAGAGGCCCACGTTCAACGCGAGCGCTTCCGGTCGTTTTTGATGCAGATGCCCGCCCCGATGTGTACATTTCGCGGGCCGGAGCACGTGTATGAGCTGGTTAACCCCGCTTACCTGCGCACGCTGGGGTACCGCCCGTTGGTGGGCCTGCCCATAAAAAACGCGCTGCCGGAGCTGGAAGGACAGGGGTACTTTGAAATGCTGGATCGGGTGTTCCAGACCGGCGAGCCCTATTATGCCAGCGAATCATTGGTCTGGCTGACCGACCCCAATCAAGAAGGGGCGTTGCAGGAAGGCTTTTATAACATAGCTTGCCAAGCCACGCGCGATGAGCACGGCGTAATCGACGGCATCATTCAGTATGCCTTGGACGTGACCCAGTATGTGTTGGCAAGGCGCAAGATGGAGCAGAACGAGGAACGCCTGCAGCTGGCCCTAGAAGCCGGCAGTATGGCCACCGTCGACCTAGATTTGCTGACGAACAGAACCGAGCGCAGCGAGCGGCACGACCACTTGTTTGGCTACGACACGCCGCTCCGGGAATGGCACAACATGGATACGCTGCTGGAACACATGCTACCCGAAGACCACGCCCGCGTCATGGACCAGTACGATCGGTCGCTGACTTCGGGAGTGCTATGGCTGAATCCGCGCATTCAACTCCCCAACGGCGAGCACCGCTGGATGGAAGCCAAGGGCAAAGTTTTTTATGATGCCGAGGGAAAACCCATTCGCATTGCGGGCGTGGTAACCGACGTAACGGAGCGCCAGCAAACGCAGCAGCGACTCCAGGACCTGACCGAGCAACTGGCCAACACCAACGACGGCCTGCGGGTTGCCAACGCCGAGCTGGCCCTCGCCAACGAGCAGCTTACCCACACCAATCAGGACCTCGACAACTTCGTATACACCGCCTCCCACGACCTCAAGCAGCCCATCAACAACATGGCTGGCGTATTTGAAGAGCTCAAGCGCACGGCCACTTTTCACGACCCGGAAGCGGCCCTGCTGGTGCAGATGTTTGAGAATTCGCTCGGCCAGATTCACGGCACCATTCAGGGCCTGGCCGAAGTGGTGCAGGTCGAGCGGCGCAACGAGGCTTCGGCAATCGAAAACGTTGAGCTGCTGCCCCTTACGCGCGAGGTAATGCAGAGCATGCTCGACCAAGCCGTTGCGGCCAAGGCCAAGTTTGAGATGAATTTTAGCGCCGTACCAGTTGTGCGCTTCGAGCGGCTAAATCTGCAAAGTGTGTTGTACAACCTGCTCAGCAACGCCCTGAAATACGCGCATTCCGAGCGGGCGCCCGTCGTGCGGATCACTAGCGAGCTCTCCGACGAAGGCGCGCCGGTGCTGGTAGTGCAGGACAACGGCCTAGGCCTCGACTTGGCTCGCTACGGCCCCGACCTGTTCCAGATGTTTCGGCGCTTTCACGACCACGTTCCGGGTTCCGGCGTGGGGCTGTACCTCGTCAACCGAATGGTGCGCCAAGTCGGCGGACGGATCGAGGTACTGAGCGCGTTGGGCGAAGGCACTACCTTCCGTATTTACCTAACGACCAGCGCGTTGCCAAAACACTAA
- a CDS encoding flavin monoamine oxidase family protein → METPFTPTFYKARTQLLRSLQKAFRLAVAANEPGAPPTDELVELATNQSRRNFLTNSMKFGLLVGAGGLLTACEQDDVRPEGFNAFSASDAKGLNQPKIVVVGAGMAGLNCAYQLRKAGYRASIYEASNRAGGRIYTAHNLLVQGQTTELGGEFIDSGHRDMFQLVREFGLALLDTAGPSESALIKDTFFFNGRLYSLQEVIAAFQPYARQITADIRALPNTITFENYGSAARFDQLSIAGYFTSIGLTGWIRSLLEVAYLTEYGLEVTEQSAINFLWLFSPDTHKGSFEVFGDSDERYKIQGGNQRLTDALHQQVADQVALQHKLVAISQPGSQYVLTFERSNGALLDVPADCAVLTLPFTLLRQVELRLPLPSWKRNAIQNLGYGTNAKLFLGFNNRPWRANGYTGYIFSDGAVQSGWDSAQLQPGNAAAYTVYLGGQAGLAVGTGLALSQAAHFLPTLEGAWPGAQAQFNGKAERFHWPTHPFTLASYACYRPGQYTTIAGAERKPVGNLFFAGEHCSTDYQGYMNGAAETGRLAAEEVLRAVAGKKVALLTRMRRAAAAQA, encoded by the coding sequence ATGGAAACACCTTTTACGCCCACCTTCTACAAAGCTCGTACGCAGTTACTGCGTTCTTTGCAGAAAGCTTTTCGATTGGCCGTTGCGGCAAATGAACCCGGTGCACCGCCCACCGATGAGCTAGTTGAGTTGGCCACCAACCAAAGCCGGCGCAACTTTCTGACCAACAGCATGAAGTTTGGGTTGCTGGTGGGCGCGGGCGGGTTGCTAACGGCCTGCGAGCAGGACGATGTCCGGCCCGAAGGCTTCAACGCCTTCAGCGCTTCCGATGCTAAGGGCCTCAACCAGCCCAAAATTGTGGTGGTAGGAGCGGGGATGGCAGGATTGAACTGCGCTTATCAGTTGCGCAAAGCCGGGTACCGCGCCAGCATCTACGAGGCCAGCAACCGGGCCGGCGGCCGCATCTATACGGCTCACAACCTGCTGGTGCAAGGCCAGACTACCGAGCTAGGCGGCGAGTTTATCGACAGCGGCCACCGCGATATGTTTCAGCTGGTCAGGGAGTTCGGGTTGGCGCTTCTCGACACGGCCGGCCCCAGCGAGTCGGCGCTGATCAAGGATACCTTTTTCTTCAACGGGCGCCTGTATTCGTTGCAGGAGGTGATTGCGGCCTTTCAGCCTTACGCTCGCCAAATCACGGCCGACATTCGCGCGCTACCCAACACCATTACGTTCGAAAACTACGGCAGCGCCGCCCGTTTCGACCAGCTTTCCATCGCGGGTTATTTCACTTCCATTGGCCTCACCGGCTGGATTCGCAGCCTGCTTGAAGTGGCCTACCTCACCGAATACGGCCTGGAAGTAACCGAGCAGTCGGCGATCAATTTCCTGTGGCTGTTCTCGCCCGACACGCACAAAGGCAGCTTTGAGGTATTCGGCGACAGCGACGAGCGCTACAAGATTCAGGGCGGCAACCAGCGCCTGACCGATGCCTTGCATCAGCAAGTGGCCGACCAAGTAGCGCTCCAGCACAAGTTGGTGGCCATCAGCCAACCCGGCTCGCAGTATGTGCTCACCTTTGAAAGAAGCAACGGCGCACTCCTTGACGTGCCCGCCGATTGTGCCGTCCTGACGCTGCCCTTTACGCTGCTGCGGCAAGTAGAGCTGCGCCTGCCGTTGCCGTCCTGGAAGCGCAACGCTATCCAGAACTTGGGGTACGGCACCAATGCCAAGCTGTTTTTAGGTTTCAACAACCGGCCTTGGCGCGCCAACGGCTACACGGGCTACATCTTTTCCGATGGGGCCGTGCAAAGTGGCTGGGATAGTGCCCAACTGCAACCCGGCAATGCAGCGGCGTACACCGTGTACCTCGGCGGGCAGGCTGGCTTGGCCGTAGGAACGGGCTTGGCGCTATCGCAGGCTGCTCATTTCCTGCCCACGCTGGAGGGCGCGTGGCCGGGAGCTCAGGCGCAGTTCAACGGCAAAGCCGAGCGTTTCCATTGGCCAACACACCCTTTCACGCTGGCGAGCTATGCCTGCTACCGCCCCGGTCAATACACAACCATTGCCGGTGCCGAGCGCAAGCCCGTCGGCAACCTGTTCTTCGCCGGCGAGCATTGCAGCACTGACTACCAAGGATATATGAACGGCGCCGCCGAAACCGGACGGTTGGCAGCTGAAGAAGTACTGCGGGCTGTGGCCGGCAAAAAAGTGGCTCTCCTGACGCGCATGCGGCGGGCCGCGGCGGCACAGGCATAG
- a CDS encoding SusC/RagA family TonB-linked outer membrane protein, translated as MRNTYLIAALTLVGWLCLGLLLPTRALAQSGGSAQAYTLQGRVTDERGQGLPGATVLISGTTLGTSTDAEGAYNLTVNVAPGNYTLTISTIGFKAVSRSVTLGSSPTVTTNASLTEARQSLDAVVVVGSTVSANKRELGNAISTISAQDLVQSGSGGVLNSLQGKVPGAQIVQNSGDPAGSISVRLRGIHSLRGSSDPLYVIDGVIVSNVSTNVSQLALTNDVGEANPGQNRLADLNPNDIASLNIINGAAAAAIYGSRASNGVVLITTKRGQTGAPRVSVFTSFNINELRKSVPVNTYGKQFGFAGLRLYTIGGVTPAQVAANPGTTTITINRAGANTLLTSNLVDVQRYNYFDEIFRTGYGTDNGANISGGSDRTQYFVSLGYLKNEGIIKGTDFKRYNVRARVDQRLTDWAKVTAGVSYSNSFANEKANGNVFYSPINSINITNNIYDIRKRDANGNLLAVEPTRVNPLSTIEDMKFTQGVNRTISDLQVNLTPFKGFSVDYVLGVDAYSQVGRSYIRPYPYQATAGLPAARYPFGYAANGSNAVIQLNSDVNAGYERNLGENFKVTLQAGYSYQFGQQEYSTSQGQNLAPFITTIRGAASSTITSDFSLDRYDLSGYYGQATVGFRNLAFITGAVRRDRSSKFSASETNQVYPKISGSLVLSDLDFWQKAAFNNAFNSLKLRASYGEAGNLTGVNSYDRYYQFTPVTFPRNAITPGAQLANPKVRPERMSELEGGADLGFLGDRLSLGVTAYYQKIRDLVVRRNLAPSTGGSVIVNNVGSMENRGLELQLTAVPVKTADFTWDMSFIYNRNRNKVLDLPGSNGLNQAIAIDNVAGAPVYLLAGQPAGVFYGSAYARNPDGSLLLTPQGFPQDERTIGQAVGSVQYTPARDDATGQPSYGPGSTLANVVIGNPNPKWTGSFTTNFTYKKLSLRVLLDAVQGVDVFNADKRTRQGVGLGDLAEKELRGELPRGYIFAVYNTQEFRVDDGSFVKLRETALSYTLPTFSKYISALNVALVGRNLYSWDNYNGFDPETSAGGASDLLRAIDFGNVPIPRTYQLKLTATF; from the coding sequence ATGCGGAACACATACCTTATTGCTGCGCTGACCCTGGTGGGTTGGCTCTGTCTTGGCTTGCTGCTGCCCACGCGGGCACTGGCACAGTCTGGGGGCTCTGCGCAGGCGTACACGCTGCAGGGCCGCGTCACGGATGAGCGCGGGCAAGGCCTGCCTGGTGCCACCGTGCTGATTAGCGGCACAACCCTTGGTACCTCAACCGACGCCGAGGGCGCGTATAATCTGACCGTAAATGTGGCTCCAGGAAATTACACGCTCACGATTTCCACCATCGGATTCAAAGCCGTATCCCGGTCGGTAACGTTGGGCAGCAGCCCGACCGTAACTACCAACGCTTCGCTCACCGAAGCCCGGCAAAGCCTGGATGCCGTGGTGGTGGTAGGCTCGACGGTAAGTGCCAACAAGCGCGAGCTGGGCAACGCGATCAGTACCATTTCGGCCCAGGATCTGGTGCAGAGCGGCTCGGGCGGCGTGCTGAATTCGTTGCAGGGCAAGGTGCCCGGCGCGCAGATTGTGCAAAACTCCGGCGACCCAGCTGGCTCAATTTCCGTGCGCCTGCGGGGCATTCACTCCTTGCGCGGTTCTTCTGATCCGCTGTATGTAATTGATGGTGTGATCGTTAGCAACGTGAGTACCAACGTATCGCAATTGGCCCTGACCAACGACGTGGGCGAGGCCAACCCGGGTCAGAACCGCCTGGCCGACCTCAACCCAAATGACATCGCTAGCCTCAACATCATCAACGGGGCGGCGGCGGCGGCAATTTACGGTTCGCGGGCCTCGAATGGCGTAGTGCTCATCACCACCAAGCGCGGACAAACTGGCGCCCCGCGCGTATCGGTATTCACGAGCTTCAATATCAATGAGTTGCGTAAATCGGTGCCGGTCAATACCTACGGCAAGCAGTTTGGCTTTGCGGGGCTGCGGCTTTACACCATTGGTGGGGTAACTCCGGCTCAAGTAGCGGCCAACCCCGGCACAACCACCATCACCATCAACCGTGCAGGCGCGAATACACTGTTGACCAGTAACTTAGTAGATGTACAGCGCTACAACTACTTCGACGAAATTTTCCGGACCGGCTATGGCACCGACAACGGCGCCAACATTTCGGGTGGCTCCGACCGAACGCAGTATTTTGTTTCGCTGGGCTACCTCAAAAATGAAGGCATTATCAAGGGCACCGATTTCAAGCGCTACAACGTGCGCGCTCGGGTCGATCAGCGCCTTACCGACTGGGCTAAGGTGACAGCGGGTGTGAGCTACAGCAACAGCTTTGCTAATGAGAAAGCCAACGGCAACGTGTTCTACAGCCCGATCAACTCCATCAACATCACTAACAACATCTACGACATCAGGAAGCGCGATGCCAACGGCAACCTGCTCGCCGTAGAGCCAACCCGCGTGAACCCGCTGTCGACGATCGAAGACATGAAGTTTACGCAAGGCGTGAACCGCACCATTAGCGATTTGCAGGTAAACCTGACGCCCTTCAAAGGCTTCTCGGTCGATTATGTGTTGGGAGTTGATGCATATTCGCAGGTGGGACGGAGCTACATCCGGCCGTACCCCTATCAGGCCACGGCGGGTCTGCCTGCTGCCCGTTACCCATTTGGCTATGCCGCCAACGGCAGCAATGCCGTGATCCAGCTCAACTCCGACGTAAACGCGGGGTATGAGCGCAACCTCGGCGAAAACTTCAAAGTGACCTTGCAAGCTGGGTATAGCTATCAGTTTGGCCAACAGGAATATTCGACTTCCCAGGGCCAGAATCTGGCGCCGTTTATCACAACTATCCGAGGTGCCGCGAGCAGCACCATCACCTCCGATTTCAGCCTCGACCGTTACGACTTAAGCGGGTATTACGGACAAGCCACCGTTGGCTTCCGCAATCTGGCTTTCATTACCGGGGCCGTGCGGCGTGACCGCTCATCGAAATTCTCGGCGTCGGAAACCAACCAGGTGTATCCTAAAATCAGCGGGTCGCTGGTGCTCTCGGACCTGGATTTCTGGCAAAAAGCCGCCTTCAATAACGCCTTCAACAGCCTGAAGCTGCGGGCCAGCTACGGCGAAGCCGGCAACCTGACGGGCGTCAACTCCTACGACCGCTACTATCAGTTTACGCCCGTAACCTTCCCCCGCAATGCCATTACGCCTGGCGCTCAGCTTGCCAACCCCAAAGTACGCCCCGAGCGCATGAGCGAACTCGAAGGCGGTGCCGACCTAGGCTTCCTGGGCGACCGCCTGAGTTTGGGTGTGACGGCTTACTACCAGAAAATCAGAGACTTGGTAGTGCGCCGTAACCTGGCGCCTTCCACCGGGGGCTCGGTAATCGTGAACAACGTGGGGTCGATGGAAAACCGCGGCCTGGAGCTGCAACTGACGGCCGTGCCCGTAAAAACCGCCGACTTCACCTGGGACATGTCATTCATTTACAACCGCAACCGCAACAAGGTGCTCGACCTGCCGGGCTCGAACGGACTCAACCAAGCCATCGCCATCGACAACGTAGCCGGCGCCCCCGTGTACCTGCTCGCCGGTCAGCCGGCAGGGGTATTCTACGGCTCGGCCTATGCCCGCAACCCCGATGGCTCACTGCTGCTCACGCCGCAGGGCTTCCCGCAGGACGAACGTACCATTGGTCAGGCGGTGGGCTCGGTGCAGTACACGCCCGCCCGCGACGATGCCACGGGACAGCCGAGCTACGGACCCGGCTCGACCTTGGCTAACGTTGTCATTGGCAACCCAAACCCAAAGTGGACCGGCTCATTTACCACCAACTTCACCTACAAAAAGCTCTCGCTGCGGGTGTTGCTCGATGCCGTGCAGGGCGTGGACGTGTTCAATGCCGACAAGCGGACAAGGCAGGGGGTAGGGCTGGGCGATTTGGCCGAGAAGGAGCTGCGGGGCGAGTTGCCGCGCGGCTACATTTTTGCCGTTTACAACACCCAAGAGTTTCGCGTCGACGATGGCTCCTTTGTGAAGCTGCGCGAAACGGCTCTCAGCTACACGCTGCCGACTTTTTCTAAGTACATCAGCGCTTTAAACGTGGCGCTGGTAGGCCGCAACCTGTATTCGTGGGATAATTACAACGGCTTCGACCCCGAAACCAGCGCCGGCGGTGCTTCCGACCTGCTGCGGGCCATCGATTTTGGCAATGTGCCGATTCCGCGCACGTATCAGCTGAAGCTCACGGCCACATTTTAG
- a CDS encoding RagB/SusD family nutrient uptake outer membrane protein — translation MKKSILLAALLTLGMGSCNKDYLNPSTASQEQVVTSSDGLVILCNGLQARYTTGGLLSVLYNAVAAGGLTTRELLILNVGNIEEYNVSLGAGNVTNSNGVVRNLWTQTQLVRANADLVLQNAGNATDAGTRSGIVAYASIFRALALGTLAQFFEKAPLVTQENAPFVDRVELLRSAVTQLEAAATQLTAAPVSADFNSKIISGIDLANTIQALIARYSLQAGDYDKAIAAAGRVDLTKKSVFNFDNNSRNPLYDVAFGNRNIFEPFNTSLGLTGALAPEPGDRRIAFYTRTNPAPTQNLGTGFYTANDAPIPVYVPGEMLLIRAEAYARKNDLTSAVAELNKVRTKTPATDIYGLGAGLPAYSGALTSDAVLTDILRNRLVELAFQGFRLDDSRRFNRPAPGTTGAERNRNFLPYPRVERENNPATPADPAI, via the coding sequence ATGAAGAAATCTATCCTTCTCGCCGCCCTGCTTACACTCGGGATGGGCTCCTGCAACAAAGACTACCTGAACCCTAGTACTGCCAGCCAGGAACAGGTAGTGACCTCCTCCGATGGGCTCGTTATTTTGTGCAACGGTCTGCAAGCCCGCTATACCACGGGCGGCCTGCTCAGCGTGCTCTACAACGCGGTTGCCGCCGGGGGCCTGACTACCCGCGAGCTGCTGATTCTGAATGTTGGCAACATCGAGGAATACAACGTGAGCCTGGGCGCCGGCAACGTCACCAACAGCAACGGGGTGGTGCGCAACCTCTGGACGCAGACGCAGCTCGTGCGGGCCAACGCCGATCTGGTTCTGCAAAATGCGGGCAATGCCACCGACGCCGGTACCCGCAGCGGCATTGTGGCCTACGCTTCCATATTCAGGGCGCTGGCCCTGGGTACGCTGGCTCAGTTTTTTGAGAAGGCCCCCCTGGTCACCCAAGAAAATGCGCCCTTCGTTGATCGGGTGGAATTGCTGCGCTCAGCTGTAACGCAGCTCGAAGCCGCCGCAACCCAACTCACGGCTGCGCCTGTGTCGGCCGATTTCAACTCCAAGATCATTTCGGGGATCGATCTGGCCAATACTATTCAGGCCCTTATTGCCCGCTACAGCCTACAAGCCGGCGACTACGACAAAGCCATTGCCGCCGCGGGCCGCGTGGATCTGACCAAAAAATCGGTGTTTAACTTCGACAACAACTCCCGCAATCCGCTCTACGATGTGGCCTTCGGCAACCGCAACATATTCGAGCCCTTCAATACCAGCCTGGGCCTGACGGGCGCTTTGGCACCCGAACCCGGCGACCGGCGCATCGCTTTTTACACCCGCACCAACCCGGCTCCGACTCAAAACCTGGGCACTGGATTTTATACGGCCAACGACGCCCCCATACCCGTGTATGTACCCGGCGAAATGCTGCTGATCCGGGCCGAGGCTTACGCTCGCAAAAACGACCTTACCAGTGCCGTGGCGGAGCTAAACAAGGTGCGCACCAAAACCCCCGCCACCGATATCTATGGGCTCGGCGCCGGCTTGCCGGCGTACTCGGGAGCGCTCACTTCCGACGCAGTGCTGACCGATATTTTGCGCAACCGCCTTGTTGAGCTGGCATTCCAAGGGTTCCGCCTCGACGACAGCCGCCGGTTCAATCGGCCGGCACCCGGTACTACGGGAGCCGAACGCAACCGCAATTTTCTTCCTTATCCGCGGGTAGAACGCGAAAACAATCCCGCTACTCCAGCTGACCCGGCTATTTAG
- a CDS encoding S9 family peptidase has product MLKQALRKAGVLAVFVQALLLQPTLAQVGPGTQWTKDGYAYMHVQQDEIVQTDLRDPSKEVTLVSKAMLTPQGQTAPIKVRRFSFSDDGNKVLIQTNTKKVWRYDTRGDFWVYDINAKSFKQLGKDRPASSLMFAKFSPDGTRVAYVSEHNLFVEDLAAGTNKALTTDGTDKLINGTFDWVYEEELDCRDGFRWSPDGKSLAYWQLDATKTKNYLMLNTTDALYPFTVPVEYPVVGEDPSRCRIGVVPAQGGATKWMDVPGDAVQHYIPRMEWAANSNELIIQQLNRRQNESKIILCTASTGASKAISTETDKAWIDAKAEAVGWNWIEGGKRFLWLSEKDGWRHIYALSRGGQEKLLTKGNYDVISLEAFNEKEGVIYFMASPENATQTYLYKVALKGGNAERVTPKDLAGTNGYDISPNGRIALHTFSNSSTYPVSDVVSLPEHKRLNGGETPAQARSLKLPKPEFFQVKTVDGITMDGWMVKPTNFDATKKYPIVFYVYGEPASQTVTDRFGTGANRLYNGSMADDGYIYVSVENRGAPAPKGREWRKSVYHKLGQLNIRDQAMAAKEILKRPYVDTTRVAVWGWSGGGSSTLNLLFQYPQIYKTGISIAAVDNQLNYDNIYQERYMGLLPEDRDYFVKGSPLNYAQNLRGHLLLIHGTGDDNVHYNNAEQMINALIANNKPFQLMAYPNRTHSISEGEGTSRHLATTYTQFLKEHCPPGAR; this is encoded by the coding sequence ATGCTCAAACAAGCACTGCGCAAAGCAGGCGTCCTGGCGGTTTTTGTCCAGGCGCTGCTGCTGCAACCAACCTTGGCCCAGGTGGGGCCGGGCACCCAATGGACGAAAGACGGCTACGCCTACATGCACGTCCAGCAAGACGAAATCGTGCAGACCGACCTGCGCGACCCCAGCAAAGAAGTAACGCTGGTCAGCAAAGCCATGCTGACGCCGCAGGGCCAAACGGCCCCGATCAAGGTGCGCCGCTTCTCCTTTTCCGACGACGGCAACAAGGTTCTCATCCAGACGAACACCAAAAAAGTATGGCGCTACGACACCCGCGGCGACTTCTGGGTGTATGACATCAACGCTAAGTCATTCAAGCAGTTAGGCAAAGACCGTCCGGCTTCGTCGCTGATGTTTGCTAAGTTCTCGCCCGACGGCACGCGGGTAGCGTACGTGAGCGAGCACAACCTGTTTGTGGAAGATCTGGCCGCGGGCACCAACAAGGCCCTGACCACCGACGGCACCGACAAGCTCATCAACGGCACCTTCGACTGGGTATACGAAGAAGAGCTCGACTGCCGCGACGGCTTCCGCTGGTCGCCAGATGGCAAATCATTGGCTTACTGGCAGTTAGATGCTACCAAAACCAAGAACTACCTGATGCTTAACACCACGGATGCGCTGTATCCGTTTACGGTGCCCGTTGAGTATCCGGTGGTCGGCGAAGACCCCAGCCGCTGCCGCATCGGGGTGGTGCCCGCCCAAGGCGGCGCTACCAAATGGATGGACGTCCCCGGCGACGCCGTGCAGCACTACATCCCGCGCATGGAATGGGCCGCAAACTCTAACGAGCTGATTATCCAGCAGTTGAACCGTCGGCAAAACGAAAGCAAAATCATTCTGTGCACGGCCAGCACGGGGGCTTCGAAAGCCATCTCTACCGAAACCGACAAGGCCTGGATTGACGCCAAAGCCGAAGCCGTGGGCTGGAACTGGATCGAAGGCGGCAAGCGCTTCCTGTGGCTCAGCGAAAAAGACGGCTGGCGCCACATTTACGCGCTCAGCCGCGGCGGCCAGGAAAAGCTGCTTACCAAAGGCAACTACGATGTGATTAGCCTGGAAGCGTTCAACGAGAAAGAAGGCGTGATTTATTTCATGGCTTCGCCCGAAAACGCGACCCAAACCTACCTCTACAAAGTGGCGCTGAAAGGCGGCAATGCCGAGCGCGTCACGCCAAAAGACTTGGCGGGCACCAACGGCTACGACATTTCGCCCAACGGCCGCATTGCGCTGCACACCTTCTCGAACAGCTCGACTTACCCCGTTTCCGACGTGGTGTCGCTGCCCGAGCACAAGCGCCTGAACGGGGGCGAAACGCCCGCTCAGGCCCGCAGCCTGAAGCTGCCGAAGCCGGAGTTTTTCCAAGTTAAAACCGTGGACGGCATCACGATGGACGGCTGGATGGTGAAGCCCACCAACTTCGACGCCACCAAGAAGTACCCGATCGTATTCTATGTATATGGCGAACCCGCTAGCCAAACGGTTACGGACCGGTTCGGAACGGGCGCCAACCGTCTCTACAACGGCAGCATGGCCGACGACGGCTACATCTACGTGTCGGTGGAAAACCGGGGCGCGCCGGCGCCGAAAGGCCGCGAATGGCGCAAATCGGTTTACCATAAGCTAGGCCAGCTCAACATCCGCGACCAAGCCATGGCCGCCAAGGAAATCCTGAAGCGCCCCTACGTAGACACCACCCGCGTAGCGGTGTGGGGCTGGAGTGGCGGCGGCTCTTCGACGTTGAACCTGTTGTTTCAATATCCGCAGATTTACAAGACCGGCATTTCCATCGCCGCCGTCGACAATCAGCTCAACTACGACAACATCTACCAGGAGCGCTACATGGGCCTGCTGCCCGAAGACCGCGACTATTTCGTGAAGGGCTCACCTCTGAACTACGCCCAGAACCTGCGCGGCCACTTGCTGCTCATCCACGGCACTGGCGACGACAACGTGCACTACAACAACGCCGAGCAAATGATCAACGCGCTGATTGCCAACAACAAACCCTTCCAGCTGATGGCCTACCCCAACCGGACGCACAGCATTTCAGAAGGCGAAGGCACCAGCCGCCATTTGGCTACCACCTACACGCAATTCCTGAAGGAGCACTGCCCACCCGGCGCTCGTTAA